One part of the Glycine soja cultivar W05 chromosome 11, ASM419377v2, whole genome shotgun sequence genome encodes these proteins:
- the LOC114374135 gene encoding zinc finger BED domain-containing protein RICESLEEPER 2-like, whose translation MAITAHYVDGCWNLQSQILRFIYVPAPHTSDRLCNVLTDCLMDWNIDTKMSTITLDNCTTNDAMIDKIKDKLHLGSLLRDGSLLHMRCCAHILNLIVKDGLEVVKEGVENIRDSVAYWTTTPKRKEKLEETTKQLRIPYTKNLALDCPTRWNSTYKMLEIVIGYEDVFCRLKQQESQYTCFPSTLQ comes from the exons ATGGCTATTACAGCTCATTACGTTGATGGTTGTTGGAACTTACAAAGTCAAATTTTGAG GTTCATCTATGTTCCTGCTCCTCATACAAGTGATAGACTTTGCAATGTATTGACTGACTGTTTGATGGATTGGAATATTGACACAAAAATGTCCACTATCACCCTAGATAATTGTACCACAAATGATGCtatgattgataaaattaaggataaattgcACTTAGGTAGTTTGCTTAGGGATGGATCTTTACTTCACATGCGTTGTTGTGCTCACATCCTTAATTTGATAGTAAAAGATGGGTTGGAAGTGGTGAAAGAAGGTGTAGAAAATATTCGGGATAGTGTGGCATATTGGACAACAACACCCAAGAGGAAGGAAAAATTAGAGGAAACGACTAAACAATTGAGAATCCCTTACACTAAGAATTTGGCATTAGACTGTCCAACTAGATGGAACTCAACTTATAAAATGCTTGAAATTGTCATAGGATATGAGGATGTATTTTGTCGATTAAAGCAACAAGAGTCTCAATATACTTGTTTTCCAAGTACTTTACAGTGA